A genome region from Schlesneria paludicola DSM 18645 includes the following:
- a CDS encoding serine hydrolase domain-containing protein yields MSEDDFGVRFPRTLAVIQDGVERQLHTGCQLYISHAGDSLADCGVGLSSAGQPMTADTLNIWLSAGKPLTAVAILQQWELGRLELDDRVGRFIPEFAVGGKESVTIRHLLTHTGGFRPAETGWPEVSWDDTIQRICSASLESEWVVGRTAGYHTTTSWFILGEILVRLTGRPYAEVIREGLFEPVGMLETWAALTPEQHARYGDRIGRIAARERGELQPLDWHTTERCAKPSPGSNTRGPIRELGRFYEMLLNLGQANGRRILSSQAVAALTARHRVGQMDLTLAHTVDFGLGVIVDSNLYGAETVPYGYGRYCSPRTFGHGGAQSSQGWCDPEQGLVVAYYFNGRPGEGQHNRRARQLNEAIYADLNLVD; encoded by the coding sequence ATGAGTGAAGACGATTTCGGAGTCCGGTTTCCACGAACGCTGGCCGTAATTCAGGACGGAGTCGAACGGCAGCTTCATACCGGCTGCCAACTCTACATCTCGCATGCGGGCGATTCGCTGGCCGATTGTGGCGTTGGACTATCTTCGGCCGGTCAGCCCATGACGGCCGACACCCTCAATATCTGGCTGTCTGCTGGCAAGCCGCTAACGGCAGTTGCCATTCTTCAGCAGTGGGAACTGGGGCGATTGGAGTTGGATGATCGGGTTGGACGCTTCATTCCCGAGTTCGCTGTCGGTGGTAAAGAGAGCGTCACGATTCGACATCTGTTGACGCATACAGGGGGCTTTCGACCTGCTGAAACAGGATGGCCCGAGGTGTCCTGGGATGACACGATTCAGCGAATCTGCTCGGCGTCGTTGGAATCCGAATGGGTTGTCGGTCGTACGGCGGGGTATCACACGACGACCAGTTGGTTCATTCTCGGTGAGATTCTTGTGCGGTTAACGGGCCGTCCCTACGCAGAGGTCATTCGGGAAGGACTGTTCGAGCCTGTGGGAATGCTGGAGACCTGGGCGGCGTTGACGCCCGAGCAGCATGCTCGTTACGGCGATCGAATCGGTCGCATTGCGGCGCGCGAACGTGGCGAACTACAACCGCTGGACTGGCATACCACCGAACGTTGTGCCAAGCCGTCGCCCGGTTCGAACACGCGCGGGCCTATTCGTGAGCTCGGACGGTTCTATGAAATGCTGCTCAATCTGGGGCAGGCGAATGGTCGTCGAATTCTCTCGTCTCAAGCGGTCGCCGCATTAACGGCTCGCCATCGAGTTGGCCAGATGGATCTGACGCTGGCGCACACCGTCGATTTTGGATTGGGTGTGATTGTCGATTCCAATCTGTATGGAGCCGAGACAGTTCCCTATGGATACGGCCGGTACTGTTCACCTCGTACATTCGGTCATGGGGGCGCGCAGTCATCGCAAGGGTGGTGCGACCCGGAGCAAGGTCTGGTTGTTGCCTACTACTTCAACGGCCGACCCGGAGAAGGGCAACACAATCGCCGCGCACGCCAATTGAATGAAGCCATCTATGCCGACCTGAACCTGGTGGACTGA
- a CDS encoding polyprenyl synthetase family protein yields the protein MIAATHASAVNGDEETKASDVARPNVVDSESSKPTSEDKPRRRSTSHLKLVPETLELREQIREAAEHYATQLDKRRPFNKNELEAHGRKLLEQLGQPEGFLGFAMVLVGNAFWKQQFLAIPFERRLLLLPHCLKHADGCPAEYDEFGLDCEKCGACSIADYKVRAEQLGYKVLVAEGSPIVLKIIVSGHIDGILGVACLNVLEKAIDKVLLAGVPSYAVPLHSGDCKNTKLDESWVWHCLDKYVPLEDSKTSGYIPLMRASNQVFDEQLDEVLPLARQGASDTLLAETESVARQWLVQGGKRLRPFITLAAYDALTGAAGLQAQSNDDLAPFSLGVRRTAMAMEAFHKASLVHDDIQDNDDYRYGQETLHRRYGVATAINIGDYLIGLGYRLISQSRKELGAEAASDILDRLASAHLKLCEGQGAELRWTGADAVKLTALDAMKLYALKTSPAFEAALYAGLRLAGPMDAYEAMVPAFSRHIGVGFQILNDLLDWEEAAPNKMVAGRDAEMAKPTILLALALEAAKGPIRVELEKAITAPLSATVRAEQLRRLYQKLGVFEKAQALVDKCRSRAEALADAIEPEPLRQLLYFLTDTVLADSTTPTPQVTLVPLSVQLPIIGHPVGTT from the coding sequence ATGATCGCAGCGACTCACGCTTCGGCAGTTAATGGTGACGAGGAGACTAAAGCGTCCGACGTGGCTCGTCCCAATGTCGTCGATTCGGAATCATCGAAACCCACGAGCGAAGATAAGCCACGCCGCCGCAGCACATCCCATTTGAAGTTGGTTCCCGAGACGCTAGAACTGCGTGAACAAATCCGGGAAGCGGCCGAGCACTATGCGACTCAGCTGGACAAACGCCGTCCATTTAATAAGAACGAACTGGAAGCCCACGGCCGCAAACTGCTTGAGCAACTTGGTCAACCGGAAGGGTTCCTCGGCTTTGCGATGGTCCTGGTCGGGAACGCGTTCTGGAAGCAGCAATTCCTGGCGATTCCATTTGAACGTCGCCTGCTGCTGCTGCCGCACTGCTTGAAGCACGCCGATGGCTGCCCTGCGGAATATGACGAGTTCGGCCTGGATTGCGAAAAATGTGGCGCCTGCTCGATTGCAGACTACAAAGTCCGCGCCGAACAACTGGGCTACAAGGTGCTTGTCGCCGAAGGCTCGCCGATCGTGTTGAAAATCATTGTGTCCGGACACATTGATGGAATTCTGGGAGTCGCGTGCTTGAACGTGCTCGAGAAAGCGATCGACAAGGTGTTGCTCGCCGGGGTCCCTTCTTACGCCGTACCGCTCCATTCGGGCGACTGCAAAAACACCAAGCTCGACGAATCGTGGGTTTGGCACTGCCTCGACAAGTACGTGCCCCTGGAAGATTCAAAGACATCAGGGTACATCCCCCTGATGCGTGCCTCGAACCAGGTGTTCGACGAACAATTGGACGAAGTCCTGCCCCTGGCACGACAGGGCGCCAGCGACACCTTATTGGCTGAAACGGAATCCGTCGCTCGCCAATGGCTCGTCCAGGGCGGCAAACGATTGCGGCCCTTCATCACTCTGGCCGCCTATGACGCGCTCACCGGTGCGGCGGGCCTGCAGGCCCAATCGAACGACGATCTCGCGCCATTTTCGCTCGGTGTCCGCCGAACCGCCATGGCAATGGAAGCCTTTCATAAGGCATCGCTTGTCCACGACGATATCCAGGACAATGACGATTACCGTTACGGCCAGGAAACACTGCATCGTCGCTACGGAGTCGCCACGGCAATCAATATCGGCGACTACCTGATTGGACTTGGCTACCGTCTGATTAGCCAGAGCCGGAAGGAACTGGGGGCCGAAGCTGCCAGCGACATCCTGGATCGGCTCGCCAGTGCCCACCTGAAACTTTGCGAGGGACAAGGTGCGGAACTGCGATGGACCGGGGCCGACGCCGTCAAGCTGACCGCCCTTGATGCCATGAAACTGTACGCCCTGAAGACCTCGCCCGCCTTCGAAGCGGCACTGTATGCCGGGCTTCGACTCGCCGGTCCAATGGATGCCTACGAGGCGATGGTTCCGGCGTTCAGCCGCCACATTGGGGTTGGGTTTCAGATCTTGAACGACCTGCTGGACTGGGAAGAGGCCGCACCGAACAAGATGGTGGCCGGGCGCGATGCCGAGATGGCCAAGCCCACGATCCTGCTGGCGCTCGCCCTCGAAGCCGCAAAGGGCCCCATTCGAGTCGAACTGGAGAAAGCGATCACCGCCCCGCTGTCCGCGACCGTTCGTGCCGAACAGTTGCGTCGGCTCTACCAGAAGCTGGGAGTCTTCGAAAAAGCCCAGGCGCTTGTGGACAAATGTCGCAGCCGCGCCGAGGCACTCGCGGACGCAATTGAGCCCGAACCGCTGCGGCAGCTCCTCTACTTTTTGACAGACACGGTGCTGGCCGACTCGACGACGCCCACCCCCCAGGTAACTCTCGTACCACTATCGGTGCAATTGCCGATCATTGGTCACCCTGTCGGTACGACGTGA
- a CDS encoding glycine cleavage system protein H: MTDPHIFMMGNFEARIPADRRYFESHVWAQPAGDVLRIGFTSYAVRLLQDVYFLDWQIDPGTQVRRKQTIGEIESSKAVSTMYAPADGQIVRFNEALLNDPSLINADPYERGWLYEMTTNSSLLAPEDYLKVLESGWEQTQRLLKNQFNE, encoded by the coding sequence ATGACTGATCCGCACATCTTCATGATGGGCAATTTTGAGGCCCGCATACCGGCTGATCGCCGGTACTTTGAATCGCACGTCTGGGCACAACCCGCAGGGGATGTGTTGCGAATCGGTTTTACGTCGTACGCCGTCAGATTGTTACAGGACGTCTATTTTCTGGATTGGCAAATCGATCCAGGTACGCAAGTTCGAAGAAAGCAAACGATCGGAGAGATTGAAAGCTCGAAAGCCGTGTCAACGATGTACGCTCCTGCGGATGGACAAATCGTACGGTTTAACGAGGCGCTGCTGAACGACCCGTCGCTCATCAATGCAGATCCCTACGAGCGGGGCTGGCTGTACGAAATGACGACGAACTCATCCCTGCTTGCCCCTGAAGATTACCTCAAGGTTCTTGAATCCGGTTGGGAGCAAACTCAACGGTTGCTGAAGAATCAATTCAACGAATGA
- a CDS encoding dimethylarginine dimethylaminohydrolase family protein encodes MIKFSRPTILMCPPDFYGIEYEINPWMNRSVPSDLERSKRQWNALHDLLVQLGADVRLMQPVAGLPDLVFTANAGLVCRNKVFLASFRHAARQGETPVDAEWFQSAGFETIAFPSGHNFEGAGDALFCGDTLYAGYLVRSDVSSMQWIGTQLNCRVIPLQLVDDHYYHLDTCFCPLNAETALYYPGAFDDYARRALSQIRSLIPVQADEAARFACNAVVVGHHVVMNQGCPQLESDLVKAGYVPHSTPLDEFLKAGGSAKCLTLRLDGEEAAVWP; translated from the coding sequence GTGATCAAGTTTTCTCGGCCGACGATTCTGATGTGCCCACCTGATTTTTATGGGATCGAATATGAGATCAATCCGTGGATGAATCGGAGTGTTCCGAGTGATCTCGAACGCTCCAAGCGACAGTGGAATGCACTTCACGATCTGCTTGTTCAACTGGGGGCTGATGTGCGTCTTATGCAGCCTGTCGCTGGATTGCCGGATCTCGTCTTTACCGCGAATGCGGGGCTGGTCTGCCGTAATAAAGTCTTCCTGGCCTCGTTCCGTCATGCGGCGCGGCAGGGCGAAACCCCTGTTGATGCCGAATGGTTCCAGTCGGCCGGTTTCGAAACGATTGCGTTTCCGTCTGGGCACAATTTCGAGGGCGCTGGAGATGCACTCTTCTGCGGCGACACGCTTTACGCAGGGTATCTCGTGCGTAGCGACGTGTCGTCGATGCAGTGGATTGGAACGCAACTGAATTGTCGCGTCATTCCTCTGCAGCTCGTCGACGATCATTACTATCACTTGGATACTTGCTTTTGCCCCTTAAATGCCGAGACCGCACTCTACTATCCTGGAGCGTTTGATGACTATGCCCGGCGTGCGCTCTCGCAAATCCGTTCTCTGATTCCGGTTCAAGCTGACGAGGCCGCTCGGTTTGCCTGCAATGCCGTCGTCGTGGGTCATCACGTGGTGATGAATCAAGGATGCCCGCAGTTGGAGTCGGATCTCGTCAAGGCGGGGTACGTTCCACACAGCACGCCGCTTGACGAGTTCCTGAAGGCGGGTGGCAGCGCAAAATGTCTAACGTTGCGTCTGGATGGTGAAGAGGCCGCCGTATGGCCATGA
- a CDS encoding ATP-binding protein — protein sequence MAGRKLTVVISQAPGKNPVKRQLEEEIATQLMLSGTAEVSIVPNLYDLTHDHTGMLWLKSLKGHLVVLGWLYPRAIRWVLDRNGVKGQVGESRLNVVETDDEADLEEEAATSEAAAPQGIGAVNVPNRLIYAIDLRNDPSPKTYLDEIERLSKSLAAPLVQLTGLFGDSLNAFGSSSNGSNGHASSTTNANRDDHSNGESAIQPTDSPINSHVGLAIPGSSPPAAPAVLGGDITRRRWYPVIDYSRCTNCMECLDFCLFGVYGVDLLDRILVEQEDNCKKGCPACSRVCPANAIVFPEHKTPAIAGAEGGTVDDFKIDLSKLFGAPSALEMAVLERDTELVADGRDAVGVSVGLPKRQTGTESAPRDDLDDLMDGLDSLDL from the coding sequence ATGGCCGGTCGGAAGTTAACAGTCGTGATCTCGCAGGCGCCGGGGAAAAATCCGGTCAAACGCCAACTGGAAGAAGAGATCGCCACGCAGCTCATGCTTTCCGGGACGGCGGAAGTCTCGATCGTCCCCAACCTTTACGATCTGACGCACGACCACACCGGAATGCTCTGGTTGAAGTCGCTCAAAGGTCATCTGGTTGTGCTGGGCTGGCTTTATCCCCGTGCCATCCGTTGGGTGCTCGACCGTAACGGAGTGAAAGGTCAGGTCGGTGAATCGCGTCTGAATGTCGTCGAAACCGACGACGAAGCAGACCTGGAGGAAGAGGCAGCCACGTCAGAGGCCGCCGCACCACAGGGAATTGGTGCCGTGAATGTCCCCAACCGATTGATTTACGCAATTGATCTGCGTAACGATCCGTCACCCAAAACCTATCTCGATGAAATTGAGCGGCTATCAAAATCGCTGGCGGCCCCTCTGGTGCAATTGACGGGACTATTTGGCGATTCATTGAACGCCTTCGGTTCCAGCTCAAACGGTTCGAATGGTCACGCCTCATCGACGACCAACGCAAATCGCGACGACCATTCCAATGGTGAAAGCGCGATCCAGCCGACCGATTCGCCGATCAACAGTCACGTGGGTCTTGCCATTCCAGGCTCATCCCCCCCCGCGGCGCCAGCCGTCTTGGGAGGCGACATTACCCGCCGTCGCTGGTATCCCGTCATCGACTATAGTCGCTGTACGAACTGTATGGAGTGTCTCGATTTCTGCCTATTCGGCGTCTACGGCGTCGATTTGCTGGATCGCATTCTCGTGGAACAGGAAGACAATTGTAAGAAAGGGTGTCCGGCTTGCAGCCGCGTTTGCCCCGCGAACGCGATCGTCTTTCCCGAACACAAGACACCGGCCATCGCGGGAGCAGAAGGTGGTACCGTCGATGACTTCAAGATTGATCTCTCGAAGTTGTTCGGCGCACCGTCAGCCCTCGAGATGGCCGTTCTCGAACGAGACACCGAACTCGTCGCTGACGGGCGGGACGCCGTGGGCGTCTCAGTCGGCCTTCCCAAGCGACAAACAGGTACCGAGTCCGCACCACGCGACGATCTCGACGACTTGATGGACGGTTTGGATTCGCTTGACCTTTGA
- a CDS encoding C39 family peptidase codes for MRNEHVVLQRHDYSCGAGALATLLTYYWNDPTGEGDILYDVERYLTSAELEDRVKNGLSITDLKNIAIQRGYRAVIGTLDSFQPLAEAKVPVIVAIRVKENNHYVVVRGTIGDQVYLADPTRGNLRMPTHEFARQWVNNAVLVVLHKELDLSTNSRLTIPCREVDPHYPNRPYVNRMINPFLP; via the coding sequence ATGCGCAATGAGCATGTTGTCCTTCAAAGGCACGACTATTCATGCGGCGCAGGGGCACTTGCGACCTTGTTGACATACTACTGGAATGACCCAACGGGCGAGGGGGACATTCTGTATGACGTGGAACGTTACTTGACGTCGGCGGAACTCGAGGATCGAGTCAAAAACGGTCTTTCAATTACGGATTTGAAGAACATTGCCATCCAGCGCGGCTATCGTGCCGTGATCGGGACGCTCGATAGCTTTCAGCCACTTGCCGAAGCCAAGGTTCCGGTGATTGTCGCGATCCGCGTGAAAGAGAATAATCACTACGTTGTTGTCCGCGGCACAATTGGTGATCAGGTCTATCTCGCTGATCCCACACGCGGAAATCTTCGCATGCCTACGCATGAGTTCGCGAGGCAGTGGGTCAACAATGCGGTGCTTGTCGTGTTGCATAAAGAGCTGGATCTGTCGACAAACTCGCGGCTGACAATTCCGTGTCGCGAGGTCGATCCTCATTATCCAAACCGGCCGTATGTCAATCGCATGATCAATCCGTTTCTTCCCTGA
- a CDS encoding prenyltransferase/squalene oxidase repeat-containing protein codes for MAHPYLFRLDERVSRGLSAWDAARRLKHRQFILTQQNADGGFGGRGLPAESAEEQHEGRESDLYYTAFAIRALSALKEFRPEDARHVAQYLDTARHHQATVIDVVSWLYSALMVQAQGGIDLLAQADTSWPTRLAASLEGFRSRDGGYAKTHEGALGSTYHSFLVALCYELIGQTLPDADRLVAFMRDRQRDDGGFVEIAPMKRSGTNPTAAAIGVLTLHSTIGKHLRDDVLAFLRDVRSGEGGFQANTRIPFADTLSTFTGYLTCVDLDAVDFLNPSQLEQFILSLELPDGGFRAAAWDQATDVEYTFYALGTLGLIWNQRRPPAPAE; via the coding sequence ATGGCTCACCCCTATTTGTTCCGACTGGATGAACGAGTCTCACGCGGATTGTCCGCCTGGGATGCCGCACGCCGACTCAAACATCGACAATTCATCCTCACGCAGCAAAACGCGGATGGGGGGTTCGGCGGACGCGGCCTGCCGGCAGAAAGCGCGGAAGAACAACACGAAGGTCGCGAATCGGACCTGTACTATACCGCGTTCGCAATTCGAGCCCTGTCGGCACTGAAAGAGTTTCGCCCTGAAGACGCCAGGCATGTGGCGCAATATCTGGACACCGCCCGGCATCACCAGGCCACGGTGATTGACGTTGTGAGCTGGCTATACTCAGCATTGATGGTCCAAGCACAGGGCGGAATCGATCTACTCGCGCAGGCCGACACCAGTTGGCCTACGCGTCTTGCCGCCAGCCTGGAAGGCTTTCGATCGAGGGACGGCGGGTATGCCAAAACGCATGAAGGCGCATTGGGAAGCACGTATCACTCCTTCCTGGTGGCGCTCTGCTACGAATTGATCGGCCAGACACTGCCTGATGCCGATCGATTGGTTGCATTTATGCGAGATCGCCAACGGGATGACGGCGGTTTTGTCGAGATCGCGCCGATGAAACGGAGCGGAACAAACCCCACCGCCGCCGCGATCGGCGTGTTGACGTTGCACTCAACCATCGGAAAGCATCTGCGTGACGATGTCCTCGCTTTCTTGCGGGATGTGCGTAGCGGCGAGGGGGGATTCCAGGCGAACACCCGAATCCCCTTCGCGGACACCCTCTCCACGTTCACCGGTTACCTGACCTGCGTCGACCTGGATGCCGTCGACTTCCTCAATCCGTCTCAACTGGAACAGTTCATCCTCTCGCTTGAACTTCCCGACGGTGGATTTCGAGCCGCTGCGTGGGACCAAGCGACCGATGTCGAATACACATTCTATGCACTCGGAACGCTCGGCTTGATCTGGAATCAGCGACGGCCCCCCGCCCCAGCGGAATAA
- a CDS encoding prenyltransferase/squalene oxidase repeat-containing protein — MTDLNRLRRGYDAAAKCLLSEAGPYGTWEGELSSSPLSTATAIAALQLVQRTNPARAAEFAPLIQGGLQWLAQCQNPDGGWGDTIKSHSNISTATLVYASFHLVKSDAIAALAPSAAGSPCFAASGSCDDVMLRAKGYLDDHGGFDAIRRRYGKDHTFSVPILTQCALAGLLPWDQLTPLPFELGWLPHWFYRWVHLPVVSYALPALIAIGQVRHYHQPSRNPLLRWIRQASVKPTLRRLESIQPESGGFLEATPLTSFVTMSLAAMGLNEHPVARKGIEFLQASVRPDGSWPIDTNLATWVTTLSVNALRPESITSFKAEAITDWLLHQQHRVVHRYTNAAPGGWAWTDLSGGVPDADDTPGAILALLKLNSANPNLPSALLAGINWLLDLQNRDGGWPTFCRGWGALPFDRSTPDLTAHALRALRGWLTFHERHASDHSSIEPHLLHRVNMAVKRGFSFLDRTQHSNGTWFPLWFGNQFSADEENPVYGVARVLAAYRDWNRLHDQSAQHAIKWLASVQNPDGGWGGAAETPSSTEETALAAEILLAQPEFSVPASRGLDWLLERVESKMFQVPAPIGLYFAKLWYFERLYPIIFTVSAFARAIEQADPANSLLK, encoded by the coding sequence ATGACAGATTTGAACCGCCTTCGCCGCGGATATGATGCGGCGGCGAAATGCCTCCTCAGCGAAGCGGGGCCGTACGGAACCTGGGAAGGGGAACTTTCCTCGTCACCGCTTTCGACCGCCACGGCCATCGCAGCACTGCAGTTGGTTCAACGGACAAACCCAGCACGAGCCGCCGAATTTGCCCCCCTGATTCAAGGTGGCTTGCAGTGGCTGGCTCAATGCCAGAACCCTGATGGGGGCTGGGGCGATACGATTAAGAGCCACAGTAATATCTCAACTGCCACACTGGTCTACGCCAGCTTTCATCTGGTCAAATCGGATGCAATCGCCGCGTTAGCCCCCTCCGCGGCGGGGTCACCCTGCTTTGCAGCAAGCGGTTCGTGTGACGACGTCATGTTACGTGCGAAAGGGTATCTCGACGATCATGGTGGATTCGACGCCATCCGTCGCCGCTACGGCAAGGACCATACGTTTTCGGTACCGATTCTGACCCAGTGTGCGCTCGCCGGGTTATTGCCTTGGGACCAGTTGACTCCATTGCCATTTGAACTGGGTTGGTTGCCGCATTGGTTCTATCGATGGGTTCATCTGCCTGTTGTGAGCTACGCCCTGCCCGCACTGATTGCAATTGGCCAGGTGCGGCACTATCACCAGCCATCGCGAAACCCACTTCTGCGTTGGATTCGACAAGCCTCGGTCAAGCCGACGCTGCGGCGATTGGAGTCGATTCAACCTGAAAGTGGCGGATTTCTGGAAGCCACGCCACTCACCAGCTTTGTCACGATGAGCCTCGCAGCGATGGGGCTCAACGAGCATCCGGTCGCGCGGAAAGGAATCGAATTCCTGCAGGCTTCCGTGCGCCCCGACGGCAGTTGGCCCATCGATACGAATCTGGCGACATGGGTAACAACCCTATCCGTGAACGCCCTTCGGCCTGAATCGATCACGAGCTTCAAGGCCGAAGCGATCACCGACTGGCTGCTGCACCAGCAGCACCGCGTCGTGCATCGCTATACCAACGCAGCACCAGGCGGATGGGCTTGGACGGATCTCTCGGGGGGCGTTCCCGACGCAGATGATACACCCGGCGCCATCCTCGCATTACTCAAACTCAACTCGGCAAATCCGAATCTGCCATCCGCACTTCTCGCTGGAATCAACTGGCTACTCGATTTGCAAAACCGTGATGGCGGGTGGCCGACGTTCTGCCGTGGATGGGGCGCGCTGCCGTTCGACCGCAGCACACCGGACCTGACGGCCCATGCATTACGGGCCCTGCGTGGCTGGCTGACGTTTCATGAGCGGCACGCATCTGACCATTCGTCGATCGAGCCGCATCTGCTCCATCGTGTGAACATGGCCGTCAAACGGGGCTTTTCGTTTCTCGATCGCACGCAGCATTCGAACGGAACATGGTTCCCGCTCTGGTTTGGAAACCAGTTCTCTGCGGATGAAGAGAACCCCGTCTATGGCGTCGCACGTGTTCTGGCGGCGTATCGTGACTGGAACCGATTGCACGATCAATCGGCACAACATGCCATCAAATGGCTCGCTTCTGTGCAGAATCCGGACGGCGGCTGGGGCGGTGCGGCCGAAACACCGTCATCAACAGAAGAAACCGCCCTGGCTGCGGAAATATTACTCGCCCAACCTGAATTCTCGGTGCCCGCGTCACGCGGACTCGACTGGCTGCTGGAACGAGTCGAATCAAAAATGTTCCAAGTTCCCGCGCCGATCGGACTTTACTTCGCGAAACTGTGGTATTTTGAGCGTCTATATCCAATAATCTTTACGGTATCCGCTTTCGCTCGCGCGATCGAGCAGGCTGATCCAGCGAATAGTCTGTTGAAATAA